In one Nicotiana sylvestris chromosome 8, ASM39365v2, whole genome shotgun sequence genomic region, the following are encoded:
- the LOC104233564 gene encoding lysine-specific demethylase JMJ13-like, with product MVEGRVCMSREAKLEFLKQKRLQRMKTESMNDLNCVSNMLSRSGGDALRSSASCGVRIHVNSDSYPGSGSSSYNGKDVFSKHKVAKFDTSNLDWIDKVPECPVYYPNKEEFEDPLVYLQKLAPEASKYGICKIVSPITASVPAGVVLNKEKAGFKFTTRVQPLRLAEWDTDDRVTFFMSGRNYTFRDFEKMANKVFARRYYSAGCLPPTYLEKEFWHEIACGKTESVEYACDVDGSAFSSSPNDQLGKSKWNMKGLSRLPKSVLRLLEKSIPGVTEPMLYIGMLFSMFAWHVEDHYLYSINYQHCGAAKTWYGIPGHAALDFEKVVREHVYTNDILSADGEDGAFDVLLGKTTLFPPNILSEHGVPVYKAVQKPGEFVVTFPRAYHAGFSHGFNCGEAVNFATGDWFSMGSIASIRYALLNRVPLLPHEELLCKEAMLLCTRFELEDPDYSSADLMTHHSIKVSFLNLMRFQHCARWCLARLIAFSGISLFAHGTILCSICKRDCYVAYLNCSCYAHAVCLRHDPRSLNFPCGSSRTLCLREDILDMETAARQFEQDKVVLHEVQQRYRKTDDFSLLLNMFPRAEEDGYVPYCEINFEWSEDSVEQTVHESAPNASASLLSDLDSPMEPKDNLFAGVNGNAICNLDTASMKFHGDVSSCRSERSESSSSDNNFKVHPKVAHETDCKTVVDQDSDESDTEIFRVKRRPRAEHRNGYDSVSINIEHQSFKRLKKRQSEGRLGPLSFPECSTANDATHSSIANSSQSKEAPDFHPRDKSVRGGPVPVSIKLKKVAVNEQALSKQDEYKRDHKIQFELGQNMRESPRIQSGSKRLKVRGPSVLGFGGSM from the exons ATG GTGGAAGGGAGAGTCTGCATGTCGAGGGAGGCTAAATTGGAATTTTTGAAGCAAAAAAGGCTTCAAAGAATGAAGACAGAATCTATGAATGATCTCAATTGTGTCAGCAACATGCTGAGTAGAAGCGGAGGAGATGCCTTAAGATCTTCTGCTTCATGTGGTGTTAGAATCCATGTTAATAGTGATTCATATCCAGGATCTGGGTCTTCTTCTTATAATGGAAAAGATGTTTTCTCAAAGCACAAGGTTGCAAAGTTTGACACCTCCAATCTGGACTGGATTGATAAAGTTCCAGAATGTCCAGTGTACTATCCAAATAAAGAGGAGTTTGAGGATCCTTTAGTTTATCTCCAGAAGTTAGCTCCTGAAGCTTCTAAATATG GTATATGCAAGATTGTTTCCCCCATAACAGCTTCTGTTCCTGCTGGAGTTGTTCTGAATAAAGAGAAGGCTGGTTTTAAATTTACTACTAGGGTACAGCCACTTCGCCTAGCCGAATGGGACACAGATGACAGGGTCACCTTTTTTATGAGTGGGAG AAACTATACATTTCGAGATTTCGAGAAAATGGCAAACAAGGTATTTGCTCGTCGATATTATAGTGCTGGATGTCTTCCTCCGACATACCTAGAAAAAGAATTTTGGCATGAGATAGCTTGTGGAAAGACTGAGAGCGTGGAATATGCCTGTGATGTTGATGGTAGTGCATTTTCCTCTTCTCCCAATGATCAACTTGGAAAAAGCAAATGGAATATGAAG GGGCTTTCTCGGTTGCCTAAATCAGTACTGCGACTCCTTGAGAAATCGATCCCG GGAGTTACTGAACCTATGTTGTATATTGGAATGCTATTCAGTATGTTTGCTTGGCATGTGGAAGACCACTACTTATATAG TATCAATTATCAGCATTGTGGGGCCGCAAAAACTTGGTATGGCATTCCAGGTCATGCAGCACTTGACTTCGAGAAGGTTGTCCGAGAGCATGTTTACACCAATGATATCTTATCAGCTGATGGAGAGGATGGAGCTTTTGATGTGCTTTTGGGGAAGACAACATTGTTTCCTCCTAACATTCTGTCAGAGCATGGTGTTCCTGTCTATAAAGCAGTTCAAAAACCGGGGGAGTTCGTAGTAACTTTTCCTAGAGCGTATCATGCAGGATTTAGTCATG GTTTCAATTGTGGTGAGGCCGTTAACTTTGCAACGGGCGATTGGTTTTCTATGGGTTCAATTGCCAGCATTCGCTATGCACTCCTGAACAGGGTGCCTCTACTTCCTCACGAGGAACTTCTCTGCAAAGAAGCGATGCTTCTATGTACGAGATTTGAACTGGAAGATCCTGACTATTCCTCTGCAGACTTGATGACTCATCATAGCATCAAAGTTTCTTTTCTGAATTTGATGCGTTTTCAGCACTGTGCTCGTTGGTGCCTCGCGAGGTTAATAGCATTTTCAGGCATATCCTTATTCGCACATGGTACCATTCTTTGCAGCATATGCAAGCGTGACTGTTATGTCGCTTATCTTAATTGCAGCTGCTATGCACACGCAGTGTGCCTTCGCCATG ATCCCAGGTCACTTAATTTTCCTTGCGGCAGCAGTAGAACGCTTTGCCTAAGGGAAGATATATTGGACATGGAAACTGCAGCTAGACAGTTTGAGCAGGATAAGGTAGTTTTGCATGAAGTTCAACAGCGATATAGAAAAACTGATGACTTTTCTCTCCTTTTAAACATGTTTCCGCGAGCTGAGGAAGATGGCTATGTTCCATATTGTGAAATCAATTTTGAATGGTCGGAGGACTCGGTTGAACAGACAGTTCATGAGTCAGCACCTAATGCTTCTGCCTCACTTTTGTCTGATCTCGACTCTCCGATGGAGCCGAAAGATAACCTTTTCGCTGGTGTGAAT GGAAATGCAATCTGTAACTTAGATACTGCATCAATGAAGTTCCATGGTGATGTTTCTAGTTGTCGGAGTGAAAGATCGGAGAGTTCATCAAGTGATAACAATTTTAAAGTCCATCCGAAAGTAGCTCATGAGACAGACTGTAAAACTGTTGTAGATCAAGACAGTGATGAGTCTGATACAGAAATTTTCAGGGTGAAGAGACGTCCCAGAGCAGAACATAGAAACGGATATGATTCAGTCTCTATCAACATTGAGCACCAG AGTTTCAAAAGATTAAAGAAACGTCAATCAGAAGGACGGCTTGGGCCATTGTCTTTTCCAGAGTGTTCTACGGCTAATGATGCAACTCACAGTTCCATTGCTAATTCAAGTCAATCCAAAGAAGCACCGGACTTTCATCCCAGAGACAAGTCCGTCAGAGGTGGTCCAGTTCCGGTATCCATTAAGTTGAAGAAGGTGGCTGTGAATGAACAAGCACTGAGCAAGCAGGACGAGTACAAGAGAGATCACAAGATCCAGTTTGAATTGGGGCAAAATATGAGGGAATCACCCAGAATACAGAGTGGATCGAAGCGTCTGAAAGTCAGAGGTCCTTCAGTTTTAGGGTTTGGAGGCAGTATGTAG